The proteins below are encoded in one region of Alistipes communis:
- a CDS encoding V-type ATP synthase subunit D: protein MAIKFQYNKTSLGDLGKQLKMRQKALPTIKSKESALRSEVKKAKEAAQEFRSQLSRLEAEYDYMVSLWGEFDCDLLRIADIELTEQKIAGVRTPVLREIVYEEKPYDLFSSPVWYAAGIDLLKRLSKLGIEYELFNRKMELLDFARRKTTQKVNLYEKVQIPGYEDAIRKIKRFLEDEENLSKSAQKIVKTKQQQAGEGQMS from the coding sequence ATGGCAATCAAATTTCAATATAACAAGACTTCGCTCGGCGATCTGGGCAAACAGCTCAAAATGCGGCAGAAGGCGCTCCCTACGATCAAAAGCAAGGAGTCGGCGCTGCGCTCCGAGGTCAAGAAAGCGAAGGAGGCCGCACAGGAGTTCCGGTCGCAGCTCTCGCGCCTCGAGGCCGAGTACGACTACATGGTCTCGCTGTGGGGTGAGTTTGATTGTGACCTGCTGCGAATCGCCGACATCGAGCTGACCGAACAGAAGATCGCGGGCGTCCGCACGCCCGTGCTCCGGGAGATCGTCTACGAAGAGAAGCCCTACGACCTCTTCTCGTCGCCCGTATGGTACGCCGCCGGGATCGACCTGTTGAAGCGGCTGTCGAAGCTGGGCATCGAGTACGAACTCTTCAACCGCAAGATGGAGCTGCTGGATTTCGCACGCCGTAAAACCACTCAGAAGGTCAACCTCTACGAGAAGGTACAGATTCCCGGTTACGAGGATGCCATACGCAAGATCAAACGATTCCTTGAGGACGAGGAGAACCTCTCGAAATCGGCACAGAAAATCGTAAAAACCAAACAGCAACAGGCCGGGGAGGGGCAGATGTCATGA
- a CDS encoding V-type ATP synthase subunit I, translated as MIARMSKYDFILYAGQSDDFIERLRELGLVDVTCRGWEPSEGDRQLVTAIEGRTKALAALERFRSSEHFDAAARPFASGDEAYERYGRTAQERAALRTEIGQTEKAAEEARPWGDFSAGTLQRLARRGVVLRFFTAQRDAFEKSRDAWNEQAPVEVIHETSSTVWFVAVSHEGAELSFDAQEVKAPAMTAHDAEAKVASLRSRLSATDAEMSRAAASAALIERDCNRLREELQRVKVTATAEAAADGTLLIMEGWAERETSDRVDALLDEYPNVLYIKSDPTPEDETPVKLKNNRFARIFEMVGDMYARPKYGTIDLTPFFAPFYMLFFGICLNDAGYGLILLAMGMAMLWKFKGGMMRRAAWFATMCAVSTIVFGLFCGSFFGVSLKAYFPSIPFFDFQGRFFSWALAIGLVQILFGQVLRIVMVSVTAGFRYALSTLGWFLVILAGSLAAGLPLLDPAWVIPGFTTSSPAFYGVAAIGVVLMLFFNSPGKNPFVNFGTGLWDTYNNITGILSDVLSYIRLFAIGLSGGILATVFNDLATGLSPDIPVVRELMILLILLVGHGINLFMSSISSFVHPMRLTFVEFYKNAGFEMAARQFEPLTKIDQSENK; from the coding sequence ATGATCGCCAGGATGTCGAAATACGACTTTATTCTCTACGCCGGTCAGAGCGACGACTTCATCGAACGGCTCCGCGAACTGGGGCTGGTCGACGTGACCTGCCGGGGCTGGGAGCCTTCGGAGGGCGACCGGCAGCTCGTTACGGCGATCGAAGGCCGCACCAAGGCCCTCGCGGCGCTGGAACGGTTCCGCAGTTCGGAGCATTTCGACGCGGCGGCCCGCCCCTTCGCATCGGGCGACGAGGCCTACGAACGCTACGGCCGCACGGCACAGGAGCGCGCGGCGTTGCGCACCGAGATCGGACAGACCGAAAAGGCTGCCGAGGAGGCGCGCCCGTGGGGCGACTTCTCGGCCGGGACGTTGCAGCGGCTCGCACGGCGTGGCGTCGTGCTGCGCTTCTTCACCGCGCAGCGGGATGCGTTCGAGAAATCGCGCGACGCCTGGAACGAACAGGCTCCCGTGGAGGTGATCCACGAGACCTCTTCGACGGTCTGGTTCGTCGCCGTATCGCACGAAGGCGCCGAACTGTCGTTCGACGCGCAGGAGGTGAAGGCCCCCGCGATGACGGCGCACGACGCCGAGGCGAAGGTCGCCTCGCTGCGAAGCCGTCTGAGCGCCACCGACGCCGAGATGTCGCGCGCCGCGGCGTCCGCCGCACTCATCGAGCGCGACTGCAACCGTCTGCGCGAAGAGTTGCAGCGGGTGAAGGTGACGGCCACCGCCGAGGCGGCCGCCGACGGCACGCTGCTGATCATGGAGGGATGGGCCGAACGGGAGACGTCGGATCGGGTGGACGCCCTGCTGGACGAATATCCCAACGTGCTCTACATCAAGAGCGACCCCACGCCCGAAGACGAGACGCCCGTGAAGCTGAAAAACAACCGTTTCGCGCGCATCTTCGAGATGGTGGGCGACATGTACGCCCGCCCGAAATACGGGACGATCGACCTGACGCCCTTCTTCGCGCCCTTCTACATGCTCTTCTTCGGCATCTGTCTCAACGACGCCGGCTACGGACTCATCCTGCTGGCGATGGGAATGGCGATGCTTTGGAAATTCAAGGGGGGCATGATGCGCCGCGCCGCATGGTTCGCCACGATGTGCGCCGTCTCGACGATCGTATTCGGCCTCTTCTGCGGATCGTTCTTCGGCGTCTCGCTCAAAGCGTACTTCCCGTCGATCCCCTTCTTCGACTTCCAGGGGAGGTTTTTCTCGTGGGCGCTGGCCATCGGCCTGGTGCAGATTCTGTTCGGACAAGTATTGCGTATCGTCATGGTAAGTGTCACGGCGGGATTCCGCTATGCGCTTTCGACGCTGGGCTGGTTCCTCGTCATCCTCGCGGGCAGTCTGGCCGCAGGGCTTCCGCTGCTCGATCCGGCGTGGGTCATTCCGGGATTCACCACTTCGTCACCCGCCTTCTACGGCGTGGCGGCCATCGGCGTGGTGCTGATGCTTTTCTTCAACTCGCCGGGCAAGAACCCGTTCGTGAATTTCGGAACCGGACTTTGGGATACCTATAATAATATAACGGGCATCCTTTCCGACGTGCTGTCGTACATCCGTCTGTTCGCGATCGGCCTTTCGGGCGGTATCCTGGCCACGGTCTTCAACGACTTGGCTACGGGCCTGAGCCCCGATATTCCGGTGGTGCGCGAGCTGATGATCCTGTTGATCCTGCTCGTCGGGCACGGCATCAATCTCTTCATGTCCTCGATCTCGTCGTTCGTTCACCCGATGCGACTCACCTTCGTGGAATTCTACAAGAACGCGGGCTTCGAAATGGCTGCGCGCCAGTTCGAACCGCTGACGAAAATCGATCAATCGGAAAACAAATAA
- a CDS encoding ATPase gives MTTAIIMAYVGVALMVGLSGMASCIGTSIAGMASVGAMKKNAGAFGSYMILAAIPGSQGLYGFVNYFIIKDFLTDEISMLQGAAIFGAGLLTGVVCLASSYFQSKVCANGITAIGNGHDVMGKTLILAAFPELYAILTVAAVFLIGGAI, from the coding sequence ATGACAACAGCAATTATTATGGCCTACGTCGGCGTAGCGTTGATGGTCGGTCTTTCGGGTATGGCAAGCTGTATCGGCACCTCGATCGCCGGCATGGCGTCCGTCGGCGCGATGAAGAAGAACGCCGGTGCGTTCGGCAGCTACATGATTCTGGCCGCCATCCCCGGTTCGCAAGGTCTCTACGGATTCGTGAACTACTTCATCATCAAGGATTTCCTGACGGACGAGATCTCGATGTTGCAGGGTGCCGCCATTTTCGGCGCCGGATTGCTGACGGGTGTGGTCTGCCTCGCGTCGTCCTACTTCCAGTCGAAGGTTTGCGCCAACGGTATCACCGCGATCGGCAACGGCCACGACGTAATGGGTAAGACGCTGATTCTGGCTGCATTCCCCGAGCTGTACGCCATTCTGACGGTCGCCGCGGTCTTCCTGATCGGCGGTGCGATCTGA
- a CDS encoding homocysteine biosynthesis protein, whose protein sequence is MKKSYEEINEKIRQGKAVVLTAEEVSQLARTLSPAEIVRRVDVVTTGTFGAMCSSGAFLNFGHATPPIRMERIELNGVPVSGGLAAVDTFVGATDCDPARPAYGGAHVIEELVAGRSVTLEAWGKGTDDYPRRHIRSHVTLDDINEAILYNPRNCYQNYNAATNSSERMLHTYMGTLLPKLRNVSYSTAGELSPLLNDPTCRTIGMGTRIFLCGARGYVSWQGTQFNTSKPVNEHGIPIGGARTVAAIGNLREMSTDYLRAAYYEKYGVSLFVGVGIPIPLLDEELAHDVSIRNEQITTNILDFGEEERPIGQTNYAELRSGSIEVRGQRVRTAPVASLRKAREIAEMLKGWIARGEFLLTEPVQPMPAHSTVKGLKADDE, encoded by the coding sequence ATGAAGAAGAGTTACGAAGAGATCAACGAAAAGATCCGTCAGGGCAAAGCCGTCGTCCTGACCGCCGAAGAGGTGTCCCAACTGGCGCGCACCCTTTCGCCCGCCGAGATCGTCCGGCGCGTGGACGTCGTCACGACCGGTACGTTCGGCGCGATGTGCTCGTCGGGCGCCTTCCTCAACTTCGGCCACGCTACGCCGCCGATCCGCATGGAGCGCATCGAGCTCAACGGCGTCCCCGTAAGCGGCGGCCTGGCGGCCGTCGACACCTTCGTAGGCGCCACCGACTGCGATCCGGCGCGCCCCGCCTACGGCGGCGCCCACGTCATCGAGGAGCTGGTGGCCGGCCGCAGCGTCACGCTGGAAGCCTGGGGCAAGGGAACCGACGACTATCCGCGGCGCCATATCCGCTCGCACGTCACGCTCGACGACATCAACGAGGCGATCCTCTACAACCCGCGCAACTGCTACCAGAACTACAACGCCGCGACCAACTCTTCGGAGCGGATGCTCCATACCTATATGGGAACGCTGCTGCCCAAACTGCGCAATGTTTCGTACAGCACCGCAGGCGAGCTGTCGCCCCTGCTCAACGATCCCACGTGCCGTACGATCGGCATGGGCACGCGCATCTTCCTCTGCGGCGCACGCGGCTACGTGAGCTGGCAGGGCACGCAGTTCAACACCTCCAAACCCGTCAACGAGCACGGCATTCCGATCGGCGGCGCGCGCACCGTGGCCGCAATCGGCAACCTGCGCGAGATGTCGACCGACTACCTGCGCGCCGCCTACTACGAGAAATACGGCGTGAGCCTCTTCGTGGGTGTGGGCATCCCGATCCCGCTGCTGGACGAGGAGCTGGCGCACGACGTTTCGATCCGCAACGAACAGATCACCACCAATATCCTCGATTTCGGCGAGGAGGAGCGCCCGATCGGGCAGACCAACTACGCCGAACTGCGCAGCGGTTCGATCGAGGTGCGGGGGCAGCGCGTGCGCACGGCTCCCGTGGCGAGCCTGCGCAAGGCGCGCGAGATCGCCGAAATGCTCAAAGGCTGGATCGCCCGCGGCGAATTTCTCCTCACGGAACCCGTACAACCCATGCCCGCCCATTCGACGGTCAAGGGGCTGAAAGCCGACGACGAATAA
- a CDS encoding NIL domain-containing protein, producing MTTKVILYFPSDATDKAVTYDLVKRYDLRINILRAEIEAGRSGSLLVELTGEEPMVREGVAYLERNGVTVSPVASKIAYDRDRCIDCGNCALACFPQALTIGAPDWRLHFDPERCIACKLCLKSCPLGLFHIEFTEA from the coding sequence ATGACGACCAAAGTAATTCTCTATTTCCCGTCGGACGCCACCGACAAGGCGGTTACCTACGATCTGGTGAAGCGTTACGACCTGCGCATCAACATCCTGCGCGCCGAAATCGAGGCGGGACGTTCGGGCTCGCTGCTCGTCGAACTGACGGGCGAGGAGCCCATGGTGCGCGAAGGCGTCGCCTATCTCGAACGCAACGGCGTCACCGTAAGCCCCGTGGCGAGCAAGATCGCCTACGACCGCGACCGCTGCATCGACTGCGGCAACTGTGCGCTGGCCTGCTTCCCGCAGGCGCTTACGATCGGTGCGCCCGACTGGCGGCTGCATTTCGATCCCGAACGCTGCATCGCCTGCAAACTCTGCCTCAAAAGCTGCCCTCTGGGCCTCTTCCATATCGAATTCACCGAAGCCTGA
- a CDS encoding UPF0280 family protein: MEYVERSYRSRMGRDAVVFTVSYRESDLWVAVDRGDAAVMAARTEHFLHELRGRLDRYLDRDPAYLRALVPCLPRPDAPPLLHEMAVAAATAGIGPMSAVAGAFARETGRMLRREFGVGEVVVENGGDIYADVHRPLDVALFAGESPLSERVGLHIPGGAFPLGICTSSGTVGPSLSFGRADAVMIVCRDVLLADSYATAWANRVRTEEDTGSVVERACRVPEILGAMAVKGERLAVGGTFELRLFGEARDF; encoded by the coding sequence GTGGAGTACGTCGAGCGGAGCTACCGGAGCCGCATGGGGCGGGATGCGGTCGTGTTCACCGTCTCCTACCGCGAAAGCGACCTGTGGGTCGCCGTCGACCGCGGCGATGCGGCCGTCATGGCCGCCCGCACGGAACACTTTCTGCACGAACTGCGCGGGCGGCTCGACCGTTACCTCGACCGCGACCCCGCCTACCTGCGCGCCCTCGTTCCCTGTCTGCCGCGACCCGACGCTCCGCCTCTGCTGCATGAAATGGCCGTGGCGGCCGCTACGGCAGGCATCGGGCCGATGAGCGCCGTAGCCGGAGCCTTCGCCCGCGAGACGGGACGGATGCTGCGCCGCGAATTCGGCGTCGGCGAGGTGGTCGTCGAAAACGGCGGCGACATCTACGCCGACGTGCACCGGCCGCTCGACGTGGCGCTCTTCGCCGGAGAGTCCCCCCTCTCGGAACGGGTCGGACTCCACATCCCCGGCGGAGCCTTCCCGCTGGGTATCTGCACCTCGTCGGGAACCGTCGGGCCGTCGCTCAGCTTCGGTCGTGCCGATGCCGTGATGATCGTCTGCCGCGACGTGCTGCTCGCCGACAGCTATGCCACGGCGTGGGCCAACCGCGTCCGCACCGAGGAGGATACGGGCTCCGTCGTCGAGCGGGCCTGCCGCGTGCCGGAGATTTTGGGGGCGATGGCCGTCAAGGGCGAACGGCTGGCCGTCGGCGGCACGTTCGAGCTGCGGCTGTTCGGAGAAGCCCGGGATTTTTAA
- a CDS encoding fibronectin type III domain-containing protein, with amino-acid sequence MRKFGLFLCLSLLFAFTGCSDSDDVEEQGGTVLAKPSVAVTTTTSSSFKVAWDAVPNAESYKYRLSQENETGDELVVQPENSTSATALAFGDLDPKTKYILRVKAVAAAGSGLTDSEYSKIFATTLAEEAAELTFEKIAATNPTYESVDVEIVPSAENLYYWQVVENSLIEGKSDREIVAALKENISELSSGTVKKTVHGLKADTEYTVVAFGYDLDAGKSTSAVARLEAAFTTPADDRMTIAITVGEVADNNVHVTFEPSVADGRYFADVVAAADIAGKSEYEIVVLLQNKYGAEMTDIVRNGKFETDVAVEENKNYVAVAFGYNVAASEFLTQFFRAEIKNGGDEPGMSEAWVNMACVYGTISGQPGIGAELYPNDKTVKVKAGGFTLTGPATSLEEIGMTEASLRERIMKEGIDVTPSQGSYQVSAPTEYGQVWLFGTIGIDEQGNAGEANWFIVKAQASASTEPEILGMSDKNDETGGDEPIETDAWSDITAVSWEMQDAGLAIFFDCEPNKTATAVTVGAWTLDMDKFPAPPTSLEEIGIRSESELRSMTLEDGIALDMEKKYVGLKTNAGEVWLFSTVAADAEGKNGAVNWVIAQVPASPSGEYGACTILGQSENNNAGGIELVGSTYEDYLGAWTLVSYGSAIVGEKGYQFTETPLQFNVRIEKDVEGQSYKVYGWNADTEFANANPFIMNYDPKETEGIGGWLNIPLAQVVKTEGNIDWTLCPRFLSGETYYYYTNTDMDKAFIGAREKEGAVVIQGGQYEFTGGIGVVQILSMNFMGIDKDNPKGEAQTRPLETKHALAPYVLVKGDLSASNARNRMQISRKAADIARVQATINTFASLSTAAAIGAPRHVAKPTNIRQINGRSTGMLGLGTTSESMMTVYYRSDR; translated from the coding sequence ATGAGAAAATTCGGACTTTTTTTATGTCTCTCGCTGTTATTCGCCTTCACGGGTTGTAGCGACAGCGACGATGTAGAAGAGCAGGGCGGCACGGTGCTCGCCAAACCTTCGGTCGCGGTGACCACGACGACGTCCTCCAGCTTCAAGGTGGCGTGGGATGCCGTACCCAATGCCGAAAGTTACAAATATCGCCTCTCCCAGGAGAACGAGACGGGCGACGAACTCGTCGTGCAGCCCGAGAACTCGACTTCGGCTACGGCCCTCGCATTCGGCGACCTCGATCCGAAAACCAAGTATATCCTGCGCGTCAAGGCCGTCGCCGCCGCAGGCAGCGGTCTGACGGATTCGGAGTACTCCAAGATCTTCGCCACGACGCTGGCCGAAGAGGCCGCGGAGCTGACGTTCGAGAAGATCGCCGCGACGAACCCGACTTACGAGAGCGTCGACGTGGAGATCGTACCTTCGGCCGAGAACCTCTACTACTGGCAGGTCGTCGAAAACAGCCTGATCGAGGGCAAGAGCGACCGTGAGATCGTCGCCGCCCTGAAAGAGAACATCTCCGAGCTCTCCTCCGGCACGGTCAAGAAGACCGTCCACGGTTTGAAGGCCGACACGGAGTACACGGTCGTCGCCTTCGGTTACGACCTCGACGCCGGCAAGTCCACGTCCGCCGTCGCACGTCTCGAAGCAGCGTTCACCACGCCGGCCGACGACCGCATGACGATCGCCATCACCGTCGGTGAGGTGGCCGATAACAATGTGCACGTGACCTTCGAGCCGTCGGTTGCCGACGGACGCTATTTCGCTGACGTCGTTGCTGCTGCCGATATCGCGGGCAAGAGCGAATACGAAATCGTCGTTCTGTTGCAGAACAAGTACGGAGCGGAGATGACCGATATCGTTCGCAACGGCAAGTTCGAGACGGACGTCGCCGTCGAGGAGAACAAGAACTATGTCGCCGTGGCCTTCGGATACAATGTCGCTGCATCGGAATTCCTCACGCAGTTCTTCCGTGCCGAGATCAAGAATGGCGGCGACGAACCAGGAATGTCCGAGGCGTGGGTTAACATGGCGTGCGTATACGGAACGATCAGCGGTCAACCAGGAATCGGAGCCGAGCTCTATCCGAATGATAAAACCGTTAAGGTCAAAGCCGGCGGATTTACGCTCACGGGACCTGCGACCTCTTTGGAGGAGATTGGTATGACCGAGGCTTCTCTTCGAGAAAGGATCATGAAAGAGGGTATCGACGTTACTCCGAGCCAAGGGTCCTATCAAGTCTCCGCCCCAACCGAATACGGGCAAGTATGGCTCTTCGGTACCATAGGTATTGATGAGCAAGGCAATGCAGGCGAAGCCAACTGGTTCATTGTAAAAGCACAGGCATCGGCTTCCACAGAGCCCGAGATCCTCGGTATGTCCGATAAGAATGATGAGACGGGTGGAGACGAACCCATCGAGACGGATGCTTGGTCGGATATAACAGCGGTTTCGTGGGAAATGCAGGATGCCGGGCTCGCTATTTTCTTTGACTGCGAACCCAACAAGACTGCGACAGCTGTTACCGTTGGAGCGTGGACACTTGACATGGACAAATTCCCTGCCCCGCCTACCTCGCTGGAAGAGATTGGAATCAGATCCGAAAGCGAACTCCGCAGCATGACGCTTGAAGACGGTATTGCGCTCGATATGGAGAAGAAATATGTAGGATTGAAAACCAATGCCGGAGAAGTGTGGCTTTTCTCGACCGTCGCTGCGGATGCCGAAGGTAAAAACGGAGCCGTCAACTGGGTCATCGCACAGGTTCCTGCATCTCCCTCGGGTGAATATGGCGCTTGCACCATCCTCGGCCAGTCGGAGAACAACAATGCGGGCGGTATCGAACTTGTCGGTTCGACATATGAAGATTATCTGGGTGCATGGACGCTGGTTTCGTATGGTTCGGCAATCGTCGGCGAAAAAGGATATCAGTTTACGGAGACTCCGTTGCAATTCAATGTCCGAATCGAGAAGGATGTGGAAGGTCAGAGCTACAAGGTGTACGGCTGGAATGCGGATACGGAATTCGCCAATGCCAATCCGTTCATAATGAACTACGATCCGAAGGAGACGGAAGGTATCGGCGGCTGGCTCAATATTCCGTTGGCGCAGGTGGTCAAGACCGAAGGCAATATCGATTGGACGCTCTGTCCGAGATTCCTCTCCGGAGAAACTTATTACTATTACACGAATACCGATATGGATAAAGCCTTCATCGGTGCACGTGAAAAGGAGGGGGCTGTAGTTATTCAAGGTGGGCAATATGAATTTACAGGAGGCATCGGTGTGGTTCAGATTCTGTCTATGAATTTCATGGGTATCGATAAGGATAATCCGAAAGGCGAAGCCCAAACCCGGCCGTTGGAGACGAAACATGCGCTGGCGCCCTATGTTCTCGTCAAGGGTGATCTTTCGGCATCGAATGCCCGCAATCGGATGCAGATTAGTCGTAAAGCCGCTGATATCGCACGCGTTCAGGCGACGATTAATACCTTTGCCAGCCTTTCGACGGCTGCTGCGATCGGTGCTCCTCGGCATGTGGCCAAACCGACGAATATCCGTCAGATCAATGGCCGATCGACAGGAATGCTCGGACTTGGGACGACTTCCGAATCGATGATGACCGTTTATTATCGGTCCGACCGATAA
- the queG gene encoding tRNA epoxyqueuosine(34) reductase QueG, with amino-acid sequence MLDRSFIRQSAAAAGFDLCGVAPCRHLVRNEQFFRRWLGDGRHASLGYLERNLDKRFDVRRLVEGAQTIVVCAVGYKNGLSDGYPDDFRAKIASYALTADYHATIKGMLGDLFGRLRAAEPALAGRAFVDSAPLVEKQLAVEAGLGWIGRQSLLVTPRFGSFVLLGELVLDAACDRYDEPLAGAGCGSCRRCVEACPTGAVCNDRAIDARRCISCHTIERTPAAEIALDGWIFGCDACQSRCPYNLRAPLHLHPAFDPLLDPLSFPPERWLAMEEAEFRTSFGRTPLMRSGLRRLQANAAQNLRRKG; translated from the coding sequence ATGCTCGACCGCAGTTTCATCCGACAATCCGCCGCTGCCGCAGGCTTCGACCTGTGCGGTGTAGCGCCGTGCCGCCATCTGGTGCGGAACGAGCAGTTTTTCCGTCGCTGGCTCGGCGACGGGCGTCACGCCTCGCTCGGTTACCTCGAACGGAATCTCGACAAACGGTTCGACGTGCGACGGCTGGTCGAAGGGGCGCAGACGATAGTCGTCTGCGCCGTCGGTTACAAGAACGGCCTGAGCGACGGTTATCCCGACGACTTCCGCGCGAAGATCGCCTCGTATGCCCTGACCGCCGACTACCATGCCACGATCAAGGGGATGCTGGGCGACCTCTTCGGGCGTCTTCGTGCCGCGGAGCCTGCCCTCGCCGGCCGGGCGTTCGTCGATTCGGCTCCGCTCGTGGAAAAGCAGCTGGCCGTCGAAGCGGGGCTGGGCTGGATCGGCCGGCAGTCGCTGCTCGTCACGCCCCGGTTCGGATCGTTCGTCCTGCTGGGCGAGCTGGTGCTCGACGCGGCCTGCGATCGTTACGACGAGCCGCTCGCCGGCGCGGGGTGCGGCTCCTGCCGCCGCTGCGTCGAAGCCTGCCCGACGGGTGCCGTTTGCAACGACCGCGCGATCGATGCGCGCCGCTGCATCTCCTGTCATACGATCGAACGGACGCCGGCCGCGGAAATTGCCCTCGACGGGTGGATTTTCGGCTGCGACGCCTGCCAGAGCCGCTGCCCCTACAACCTCCGTGCGCCGCTGCATCTTCATCCGGCGTTCGATCCGCTGTTAGATCCCTTGTCGTTCCCGCCCGAACGGTGGCTCGCGATGGAGGAGGCGGAATTCCGCACGTCGTTCGGCCGCACGCCGCTCATGCGCAGCGGCCTCCGGCGCCTCCAAGCCAACGCGGCGCAAAACCTGCGCCGAAAGGGATGA
- a CDS encoding AMP-binding protein, with protein MKINTLYELLRHGVEKFASRTAFDMFNGESVTYAEVGRRAAAVQEALVGAGVKAGDKVALLSSSMPNWGICYLAVTSAGMVAVPILPDFSGPELDMIIAHSEAKALLVSDKLFSKLSKQTIDSLNIVIRTKNLGIIAQHVTATGSTAVPSPDDLAAIIYTSGTTSSPKGVMLTHKAICAQIDMDFGIFPIDETDVFLSVLPLSHTYECSIGLIYAFSKGARVVYLDRQPTASALMPALKAVRPTVMLIVPLIIEKIYRYQVQAKFNSNAFWRTLVGIGFMRRYLHRIAGKKLMKVFGGRLRFLGIGGAKLDTQAEQFMLEAKIPYAIGYGLTETAPLLAGAAPSQVRLGSTGPAAPGVQLRLENVNPDTQQGEIVALTPSVMLGYYKNPEETAKVFTPDGWFRTGDLGWLSPDGWLYIKGRLKNMIVGPSGENIYPEEIESVLNSHVFVADSLVTEKEGRLIALVHFNRDELEARYEELKYDWEMKKDAWEKRIDELKKEVLDYVNSQVNRFSRLSEVVEEKEEFEMTPTKKIKRFLYNKRHGKDPVKEEDSKPHNTEAK; from the coding sequence ATGAAGATTAACACGCTTTACGAACTATTGCGGCATGGTGTGGAGAAGTTCGCTTCACGCACGGCCTTCGATATGTTCAACGGCGAAAGCGTCACCTACGCCGAAGTCGGCCGGCGAGCCGCCGCGGTGCAGGAAGCGCTCGTCGGAGCCGGCGTCAAGGCCGGCGACAAGGTGGCGCTGCTCAGCAGCAGTATGCCCAACTGGGGAATCTGCTACCTGGCCGTCACCTCGGCCGGCATGGTCGCGGTACCGATCCTTCCCGACTTCTCCGGCCCCGAACTGGATATGATCATCGCCCATTCCGAGGCGAAAGCCCTGCTGGTCTCGGACAAACTCTTTTCCAAACTTTCGAAGCAGACGATCGATTCGCTCAATATCGTCATCCGGACCAAGAATCTGGGGATCATCGCCCAGCATGTCACGGCAACGGGATCTACGGCGGTTCCTTCGCCCGACGACCTGGCGGCGATCATCTATACGTCGGGAACGACGTCGAGCCCCAAGGGCGTAATGCTCACCCACAAGGCGATCTGCGCGCAGATCGATATGGATTTCGGCATCTTCCCGATCGACGAGACCGACGTCTTTCTCTCGGTGCTGCCGCTGTCCCATACCTACGAATGTTCGATCGGACTGATCTACGCCTTTTCGAAGGGCGCGCGCGTGGTCTACCTCGACCGCCAGCCTACCGCGTCGGCGCTGATGCCGGCGTTGAAAGCCGTGCGGCCTACGGTCATGCTCATCGTGCCGCTCATCATCGAGAAGATCTACCGCTATCAGGTTCAGGCCAAATTCAACTCCAACGCCTTCTGGCGCACGCTCGTCGGCATCGGCTTCATGCGCCGCTACCTGCACCGGATCGCCGGCAAGAAGCTGATGAAGGTCTTCGGCGGGCGGTTGCGCTTCCTCGGCATCGGAGGCGCCAAACTCGACACGCAGGCCGAGCAGTTCATGCTCGAAGCCAAGATACCCTATGCGATCGGCTACGGCCTGACGGAAACCGCCCCGCTGCTGGCCGGCGCGGCTCCCTCGCAGGTGCGGCTCGGTTCGACGGGCCCTGCGGCGCCGGGCGTGCAGCTGCGGCTGGAAAACGTCAATCCCGATACGCAGCAGGGCGAGATTGTGGCGCTCACGCCGAGCGTCATGCTGGGCTACTACAAGAATCCCGAGGAGACGGCCAAAGTCTTCACACCCGACGGCTGGTTCCGCACCGGCGACCTGGGCTGGCTCTCGCCCGACGGTTGGCTTTACATCAAGGGGCGGCTCAAAAACATGATCGTGGGCCCCAGCGGCGAGAACATCTACCCCGAAGAGATCGAGAGCGTCCTCAACTCCCACGTTTTCGTGGCCGATTCGCTGGTCACCGAGAAGGAGGGGCGGCTCATCGCGCTCGTGCATTTCAACCGCGACGAGCTGGAAGCGCGCTACGAGGAGCTGAAATACGACTGGGAGATGAAGAAGGACGCATGGGAGAAACGCATCGATGAGCTCAAAAAAGAGGTGCTCGACTACGTGAACTCGCAGGTCAACCGCTTCTCGCGTCTCTCGGAGGTCGTCGAGGAGAAGGAGGAGTTCGAAATGACTCCCACCAAGAAGATCAAGCGTTTCCTCTACAACAAGCGGCACGGGAAGGATCCGGTGAAGGAGGAAGACTCCAAACCGCATAATACCGAGGCGAAATAG